The Trichoderma asperellum chromosome 6, complete sequence region AGAAGAGCCGGGAGGACCCTTCGATGTTCACATTGAGATCATGGGATCTATCGATGCTGGCATTACGGCCGCACGATGGTCCCCAGACGGAGAGCTCTTGACCGTTGTTACAAAAGCCAACACTGTCATCTTTATGGGAAGCACATTCGATCCTGTCGCCGAGGTTACCATGACAGAAGAAGATCTGAAGGCGTCAAAACATGTTTCCGTAGGATGGGGCAAGAAGGAGACACAATTCGAAGGTCGCGGTGCCAAGGCCCTCAGAGATCCTACGATACCACTGAAAGTCGACCAGGGCCTTCCGAGCTCAAACGAAGACGGGTCTGCGTCCATCAGCTGGCGCGGAGATGGCGCATATGTAGCTGTCAACTCAGTTCAAAGCGGTTCTCGGCGCGCCATCAGAGTCTACTCTCGCGAGGGAGAGCTGGATAGTGTCAGCGAGCCCGTGGACGGATTTGAGGGCGCTTTGAGCTGGAGGCCGTCTGGTAATCTAATTGCCGGTATCCAGCGCTTGGCGGATAGAGTCGACGTTGTGTTTTTCGAGCGCAACGGTCTGCGCCATGGACAGTTTACTCTGCGCTCGCCAAACGGCTCCCCCTTGGATGCTAGTGACACCAAGATCCGACTCGAGTGGAACTCAGACTCGACAGTCTTGGCTGTTATTCTCAGCGATACAATTCAACTCTGGACGACGGGCAATTACCATTGGTATCTCAAGCAAGAAATTGCCATGGACCCAGGGTTTGCCTGCCTGGCTTGGCACTCGGAGAAGGCCCTTCGATTTGCTGCAGTGTCGGCGGAGAGCATGATACTCGCCGAGCAAATCTTCCACACATCTCGAGGCTCATGCCGCCTACCGTATGATAACGGAGTAGTCGCCGTTATCGATGGCGAGACTGTCAAGATCACACCCTTCCGCACTGCCAATGTGCCTCCGCCCATGTCCTTGTTCGAGATCAAAGCGGAGTCTTCTGTTGTTGACGTAGCGTTCGGGCGCCAGAACTCTTCATTCGTGGTTCTGCACCAGAAAGGTGTAGACCTCTATGAGCTGCCTTTGAAAAATGGGCGATCAACTAGGCCGGTAGAGGTGCTTAAGCTACCCTTTGATACCCCTAATATGCCGGAGCATCATATACCCCTAAGAATCTGCTGGGTGGCTGACAACAGCTTGCGTTGTATGAGCTACCAAGATGACTTGGGCCATCTACAGCTGGTTGTATCGACTGACGAGGGAAACACTGCCGAAATTAGCATGCTAGATAGCAATCTGATCCTTGGAGCGACCGCTACTCGTGAGGATGATTCTACTGTTGAGAGCTATGGTCAGGACCAATCCGGAAGATTGTACAGGCTCTCGAATTTTGGACATGAACTTCTTCCATTCCAGTTCACAACGCAACTTCCATGGTTCGAAGTCAGCAAGCATGAAGACGTCGAGATGGCCTTTGGACTTTCGAGAGCGGGGCACATCTTTGCCAACTCTAGATTATTGGCCAAGAATTGTACTTCTTTTGTTGTTACGCCGAATCACCTCATTTACACCACTAGCAATCACTTTGTCAAGTACGTGCACTTGACAGCAGACGTTGAGGGTAAGTTTATAtgttacaaaaaaaaaaaaaagagcccaTAATTGGTATTATCATGCTGACTGGACGCAGATTTGGAAGTTCCTGGCGATGATCCTGAAAAGGACGAGCGTTGCCGTAGCGTAGAACGTGGTTCCCGTCTGGTCACAGCAATGCCAACTAATATGAGCATTGTACTTCAAATGCCACGAGGCAACTTGGAAACCATCTTCCCCAGAGCCATGGTGGTTGCCGGTATCAGAAGCTTAATTGATGAGAAGAACTATGCACGGGCATTTTCTTACTGTCGATCGCAGCGAGTCGATATGAACATTCTATATGATCACAAACCCGAACAGTTTCTCTCAAGCGTTGGACTCTTCCTGGATCAACTCGGCGAGGTCTCTTACATCGATCTATTCCTCTCATCACTTCGAGAGGAAGATGTCACGCAGACCATGTATCAAGATACCAAGCGATCCAAAGCTCACTTCCACAGCATCAACGCGGTCCCAGAACAACCGCCACCCTCTACGAAGCCTCAAGGTTCCAAGGTCAATGCAATTTGCGACGCGGTTCTGAAAGGCCTACAGTCCCTCAAAGCAACTCACCTCCAAAACATCATCTCCGCGCACGTCTGCAAAGTGCCTCCAGCTATGGATGACGGATTGACTCTTGTAGCTGAGCTGATGCAGGAAGACGAGAAACTTGCCGAAAAGGCGGTAGAACATATATGCTTCCTCGTGGATGTCAACCGAGTGTACGAGAATGCTTTGGGTCTATACAACCTTGATCTTGCTTTGCTTGTTGCACAACAGTCTCAGCGAGATCCAAGAGAATATCTGCCCTTTATTCAAAACCTACACGTTCTTTCTGAGCTTCGCCGAAAGTTTGAGATTGACGACCACCTCGCACGTCGGCAGAAGGCATTGGGTCATCTCCAGGCTCTTGATGCATTCGACGAACTGTGCAAGTACACTAGCAAGCACGACCTCTACCAAGACTCCCTCAAACTCTATCGATACGACCCGCCCCGTCTACAGACACTGACTGAAATCTATGCCATCTATCTGGAATCGAAATCTCAATATCGGGAAGCAGGTTTAGCATACGAATCTATCAAAAACTACGCCAAAGCCACCAACTGCTACCGTTCAGCCGGTGCCACATGCTGGCAGGAATGTCTCTTCACAGCCTACCAGCAAGATCCTCCCCTTTCTGCAGACAGCAAAGCCGAGCTTGCTACCGCCCTCGCAGACGCCCTCTGGGAGGCCAAAGACTTCTCCTCTGCCGCGACTATCCACCTCGATTATCTTTCTTCGCTCGAGACTGCTGTCAAGTGTCTCTGCCGTGGCTACCATTTCGCCGAGGCTATTCGCCTTGTCATTCAACACTCACGTCCCGAGCTTCTTGAGACCGCCATTGACACTGGGCTCGCCGAAGCACTCGGCCGGACGACGGAATTCTTGGCTGACTGCAAGGCCCAGCTTCGCGCCCAAGTCCCCCGCATTGCTGAGCTTCGCCTGAAAGCTGCCGAAGACCCCCTCGCTTTCTATGAAGGCGAGCGTGCCGGCGGACTGGATCTGCCTGATGACGTCTCCGTAGCGGCAAGTTCGCGCGTCAGCACTTCCGCCAGTTTGTTCACTCGCTACACTGGCAAGGCAGGCAGCGTGGGCACCGCGGGCACAGGCGTCAGTCGCGCTACGAGCAAGAACCGTCggcgagaggaaaagaagcgcgCTAGAGGACGAAAGGGCACTGTCTACGAGGAAGAGTATCTGGTCAACAGTGTGCGACGACTTGTCGAGCGCGTGGAGGCTGCCAAATCCGAAACCGAGAGGCTAGTTTTCGCCCTCGTGAGGAGGGGCATGGCTGAGCGAGCGAGAGCCGCAGAGGCGCTCTTGGCGGACGTGACGGAGGCTTGCGAGGTTGCGGTGAGGGAAGTATTCGCTATTTCGGCGGCACAGCAacttcaacagcagcaggaacaggagcaacagcagcagcagcaagctggtGAGGCGAATGCGTGGAAGGCTTCTGGAGGAGAGGGCGTGTTTCAGGAATTCATTCAAGAGCAGGGTAAGAAGCTTGAACCGCCGGTTATTACAgggatgaagaagctggcattATTGGGATGATGTTGGAGCTGATGTCTatgatttattttttatctttcaattttttttttctattcgcTTCAAATGTTCAAATAGGGAATGAATTACTTTGGTGAATTTGacgatagagagagagaggggggggggggagagagagagagaagagacttGTGTGTTTGTGACTAGCACTTGTAGGCAGCTATTCGACGTCGTTGAATTCATGACACTACATTTAAGTGACCGATTGTCTTACTgttaagaaaatatagtcCTTATAAGAAGCCCTTGCCCCTTGCTGGAATctaggtttttaattatttgaTATGATTTATTTGATCTGCGCTATCAATCTCTCAACAAAGTAATCAAAAGCCACCCACCGACAGCtcaccaaaaaaaaggagatacTGCCATACAGAGAGCTTGCATCGAGTTATTCCTAATaccaaccaaaaaaaaaaaaaaaaaaaaaaaaaagggagagcgAGCTAACAATGATAATAACAGTAATAGTTaatgaataaaaaataacgaAAGGGAGGGGAACTCCACCACGCAAAAAGAcaagtagaagaaaaaaatagagagatgtaaaaaaaaaaaaaaaaaaaagcaggatCCCTCATTCGCCTCCGCTATGAATTCAATTCAACAcaaagcttaattaaaaagtcaATCCAGTCCATTTCATCAAGCGAAAGAACTTCATTACTTTCTCCTCCGCTTTCCACGCATAGACGTAATGTAATGCTTTCCATCAATCTCAtatcaaacaaacaaaaaaaattgtagTGAAGATCAACAATCAGAACAACAAAAAGGGGGgtaatggaaaaaaaaaaaaaagactagCCCGACCAAGAGTAATCATGTATCAGGCAGTCCAAGTACATATAGTATCAAAAAATAGGAAAGAGGTCGTGATAATGACAGATGTCTTTGTCCCAATCGTCTAACTCGATTTCCTCATATTCGGCattgacaaaaaaagaaaaggaaaaataagaGAGCGGGAAAAAAGGGTTGTCGGTGGCCTGAAAAAGAGGGATACGTCAAAAGCCACTCTGTGGTTGACAGCAAGCCGTCCCAGTGAAAAGagtcaatcaatcaatgttctcttctctccttgctTCCTTTCTTCGATTCACCGCAAGAGACTTGCGGTAAAAAAATGACCTTTGCATTAGGCATTGGCCGCTGTCGGGCTCTCGGCCTTCTTTGGTGAACCAGGTTGGCTCCCGGCAGCACTTTCATTAACTTCCTCTTCACCCCCTTCACCcccttcttcaccttcttcaccttcctcctcctcctcttcctcttcctcttcctcttcctcttcctcttcctcttcctcatcttcttcagcgaCCATGCCATTCATACGCTCCCACACCTCACGTCGGATCTTTTCATCCTTGGCCAATCGTGCTCGCTCAACTTCTTCGAAGCCTCCCGATTTCTTCAGCTTGCCCTCGGCGACAAAGTTGCGAATCTCACGATGCAGTGCGTTATCCGAACGGTTCTTCAATTCTTTCTGTCGCAGCTTCTCAGCACGCTCAATCGCCTCGAGACGGTCTTGGTGGTTGGGCTGCAAAGCTCGCACCTCCCCCAACATGTCTTCTTTGGCGGCACTCTGATTGACGCTGTTGCCGAGGTTGCTGAGGTTAACGCCCTTGGAAAAAGTACGCGCGGTACCAGCGCTGGGGCCGGTGCCGGCATCCTTCATCTGCTCTTTGGTGGCTTGCTCCACGAGAGCAAAAGTCTCTGACGCCTTCTCCAAGTCGTCGCGCAGGTCAATAAGCAGCTCCTCCATAATGCGCAGCTCATCACGACCCTGGCAAACATCTTCGAGCTCCTTTTCCCAAATCTTGGTCCAGATCGGCTTCTCCTTGTTCATGTAATCTTCCATTGCCTTTAGCTGTTTAGAGAGCGAAGTAACGTCTTTAGAAACGACTTCAAGCTGTCGAGGTAGTGGTCGGACACCGCGGTGTACGACGTCCTTGCGCAAATCTTCCACCAAGTCTTGGAGGTCGTCAACCTTGGCAACCAGTCGATCCGAGTCGGCGTTGAGCTGTTTCCGTCCATTCGTAACGTAGGCATATCCGTTATCTCCATCCATACTAGGGATTGCGGCCTTGGCAGCCACTGTTTTGACATTTGCTGCTTTGCTGCGAATAGTGGACATGGAAGCTTGAATCTCAGATTGGAAAGTGGAGTAAGTTTGTCGGAGAACAGCAAGATCGCGCCGCAAGGTTTGGACTTCTCCAATCTGGCCGCTGCTGAACTTCTTTCCGGCTCCCAATAGAGTCAGAGTCTTTGGTTCATCTGCAGCTCGTACAGGGGCCTGCTGAGCCTGCTCCACAATCTGGGCCATCTCCTTGGCAGTCTCTTGTTGGCGATCTGACACCCGCTGGAGCGTGACGGCTTGGTCATCCACATTCTGCTTCACCTCTCGAACAATCTTGGTAAGCGCAGACATGCCCTCGTCAATGTGTCGCTTAACTTCGTCGAGCGGCTCCACGTTGAGCACCAAAACAGTTCGATCCTTGATATCGCTTAAGTCTTCCAACTCATGACGGACACCAGATACCGGGTCTTGGATGTAAATCTCGGGTAAATCGGCGCCGTTTTGCTGCGTGTTCCAAGAGAACTTATCTATAAAAGCCAGCTGCAAGCGTCCAATGGAAAGTTCATCGCGACCTTCGGGCAGAACAATCTTCTTAACTTTTGATTTGTACTGGAGGAAGAGTGTCAAGTCTTTTGTCGGTGTTGGCGGGGGCGAAACCTGGAAATAGTTCTCGTTTGGCTTTGACTCTGCGGGAAGAGGTGCTGTTGTCGGGGTATCGTTTGGCTTaattttttgttctttcttgGTTTCAGATTGCGGCGATTCGACCATGAAAGGATTGGCATCGTTTAGAGGCCCAGAAAGAGTTGCACCTGGTGCATACTTGTCGTCCGGGGTCTTCGCAATCGGGCTCTCGGCTGGCTGGGCAGATAAATTTTCTTCTGCTACCTGGCTGGGAACTCGAATAGGGGAATTGTTGTAAGTACTGCCCCTTTTGATTTGCGATGCAGTACGGCTATGTCGAACAGATTCGCGTGATTGAACAGCGCGCAGCGATTCTCTGGCCTCCTTTCTTCCCCTATTCGGTAAAGTCCCGGTTTGCGAGGGAAGCATAGGGACGGCACTACCGGACCCTCCGAGATGTTTCGAGATCTGATATTGAGAGTAGCGTCGGGATGCCCTTCTTTCCAAATCACCGCCTTTTTGAAGCGCTGCCAAAGCACTAGATGTATTATccggcggtggtggaggcGGAGGTGGGAATGAATCGATATTAAGATCTGCTGATGGCGGCACTGGAGGCATTGAAGGCATGGGCGACTCTTCCGCTGGGTAAGGCGGCACTACAGGCATGTTCTGCATGGTAGAGCTAGAAACAGAGGACATCTCTGACGCAGCCGATCCCCTAGATTGGTCTCGTTCAGCGTTGAAGCGCCGTGTGGGCGATGATCCACCATTCGGCTGGGGACCGGATCCGGGTCGATGGGAAGTTGGTCGATGGCTCTCCAAGGTATCCTCGAGCATATTTGTCAATCCGCTGCTTCCACTGGCAATCGTACTGACGCTGGTGGTTCTCTCCGGTACAGAGGATTCCCTATCCCGCCCCTGTTTCTGGCGCAGCCTCTGTTGTTTTCGCTTCAGTCCGTGGAGcaggttgatgatgatatcTCGAATCCTAGGCAGATATTTCTCCAAGCTCTCGGCACTGGCCTCTTGGCTGAGGCAGGCCTCGAGTATACTCCGAAGCAGATCCGGGACGTTGCCGAGGTCGGATGTGTCAACGTTGATGGCCGTGAAGGCCCGGCAAGCCATGTTGAACTCATAGCCTAATCGCACGTAGACGTCGGAGACTTGCGCATCGGTTGCCTGGCCGCGCGACCATTGCGTTAGTGTTTCGAGAAGCTGTTTTGTGGCTACGAGCAGGTGAGTGACGCTCTTTTCAATTTGCGACAATGGCATATTGGAACCACTTCCCGATCCGGATGAACCCTGCACACACGGTTAGAAGGCGTCAGCTTGAGTCGCGCTCCAACGACCGGGATGAGCGCCAAGTTCCCCATGGAGATGCCACATACCTCGCGGTTTGCCCTCCTAGAGCCGCTGCTTGACGGAGCAGACCTGACAGAGACGTTGGACTGTCGCTGGGCTTGGCCTGGCGGGATGCCGGGAGAAATGGCTCGCACCGAAGGCGGGGGCCCAGGATCGGCAGCACCTGGAGAGCGCCGCTGCGAATATGCTCTCTGAGCGGCAGAGGCTTGCGGCTGCATCTTGTCGATTCtgtctttatttttcttctattttttcttcttcttctttggtttCCTCCTATTATTCCTTCCAAGCTCGTAGTAGCGACGAGTTTTCCCGTCGGGTCTATCCCTCGCCCCTTATGATCGTTCCACGGGCCGTGATCGCGGGAGCCAAGCGGGTGGCTGGCTAGCGGGTCGAAGAAAGCGTCTGGTGGCGGGTTTTCAAGAAAATGAGCGAGCGACGACGTCCGATGGGAGGCGGAGTCTGTCGTTGGGTCGGGATCGAAGTCGTGAGTCCTGGAGAGCTAAAGCAGCGGTTGAGGGACAGCCTCATCATCCAACGAGCGGCAGAcgacaaaaagcaaaaaaaagaggccgAGCGCACTCTTTCCGTCATGCGCTATGCTATGCGCACATTCAACTGGGGgccagaagcaaaaggacaGACGTGGCGGCACAACTTGCGACAAGCCCTCGCGGCGTTGGGGCCAAGCAGAGAGAGTGAGGGCGAGAgagtgagaaagaaaaaaggaaagggaaatgaACGGCCGGGCTTGGGACCTGCAAGAGGCTGGTGTTCGTGGTCTGGTCTTGAAGAGATGCGAGAGGGGGTGGTCTGTGTTTTGCGTCTTGTCAGCAGAAAAGCCCACCGGGAGAGCTGAGCCAGCCTGGTAGGCGGTACCTGGAAATACCGGGCTGGTACCCTCCTGTGCCGTCTGCAGGGTGCACGTTCCCTGTCTCGCGCGTACCCTCAAGTCTCTGGCGTTACTGTGCTAGCAGCGGAGAAGCTTCGGACCCAGACGCAGCAACCATGCAGCGAACAGGGCTCTGTATTGTAAGTATGTGAGGGAGGCGGCGTGCACAAGATTGACGATACAGAAGCCGTGTGCATACGAACACTTTGAAAAAGCCAAggtataaaataatagcgtTCGAGACAGGGCCTCGGGAGGGAGGGCCTCGTATTGCCGCAAGCGAATTAGGGTGAGGAACAGTGTGAATATGGGAGGCTTATTCTTGGCTCTCAGGGTCACCGAGATGGACTACTTAGTATGA contains the following coding sequences:
- a CDS encoding uncharacterized protein (BUSCO:EOG092D04CD), with the translated sequence MRNLRNLRFGRWRHPDITAACWDPENDEIVCSIGPTAQNQTIELVRLSEKDSISRRTLARWDAPSPTPDLLVDRIVNLQYLSGSATTCVVLGGGDIITVREEPGGPFDVHIEIMGSIDAGITAARWSPDGELLTVVTKANTVIFMGSTFDPVAEVTMTEEDLKASKHVSVGWGKKETQFEGRGAKALRDPTIPLKVDQGLPSSNEDGSASISWRGDGAYVAVNSVQSGSRRAIRVYSREGELDSVSEPVDGFEGALSWRPSGNLIAGIQRLADRVDVVFFERNGLRHGQFTLRSPNGSPLDASDTKIRLEWNSDSTVLAVILSDTIQLWTTGNYHWYLKQEIAMDPGFACLAWHSEKALRFAAVSAESMILAEQIFHTSRGSCRLPYDNGVVAVIDGETVKITPFRTANVPPPMSLFEIKAESSVVDVAFGRQNSSFVVLHQKGVDLYELPLKNGRSTRPVEVLKLPFDTPNMPEHHIPLRICWVADNSLRCMSYQDDLGHLQLVVSTDEGNTAEISMLDSNLILGATATREDDSTVESYGQDQSGRLYRLSNFGHELLPFQFTTQLPWFEVSKHEDVEMAFGLSRAGHIFANSRLLAKNCTSFVVTPNHLIYTTSNHFVKYVHLTADVEDLEVPGDDPEKDERCRSVERGSRLVTAMPTNMSIVLQMPRGNLETIFPRAMVVAGIRSLIDEKNYARAFSYCRSQRVDMNILYDHKPEQFLSSVGLFLDQLGEVSYIDLFLSSLREEDVTQTMYQDTKRSKAHFHSINAVPEQPPPSTKPQGSKVNAICDAVLKGLQSLKATHLQNIISAHVCKVPPAMDDGLTLVAELMQEDEKLAEKAVEHICFLVDVNRVYENALGLYNLDLALLVAQQSQRDPREYLPFIQNLHVLSELRRKFEIDDHLARRQKALGHLQALDAFDELCKYTSKHDLYQDSLKLYRYDPPRLQTLTEIYAIYLESKSQYREAGLAYESIKNYAKATNCYRSAGATCWQECLFTAYQQDPPLSADSKAELATALADALWEAKDFSSAATIHLDYLSSLETAVKCLCRGYHFAEAIRLVIQHSRPELLETAIDTGLAEALGRTTEFLADCKAQLRAQVPRIAELRLKAAEDPLAFYEGERAGGLDLPDDVSVAASSRVSTSASLFTRYTGKAGSVGTAGTGVSRATSKNRRREEKKRARGRKGTVYEEEYLVNSVRRLVERVEAAKSETERLVFALVRRGMAERARAAEALLADVTEACEVAVREVFAISAAQQLQQQQEQEQQQQQQAGEANAWKASGGEGVFQEFIQEQGKKLEPPVITGMKKLALLG
- a CDS encoding uncharacterized protein (BUSCO:EOG092D04CD), translated to MGSIDAGITAARWSPDGELLTVVTKANTVIFMGSTFDPVAEVTMTEEDLKASKHVSVGWGKKETQFEGRGAKALRDPTIPLKVDQGLPSSNEDGSASISWRGDGAYVAVNSVQSGSRRAIRVYSREGELDSVSEPVDGFEGALSWRPSGNLIAGIQRLADRVDVVFFERNGLRHGQFTLRSPNGSPLDASDTKIRLEWNSDSTVLAVILSDTIQLWTTGNYHWYLKQEIAMDPGFACLAWHSEKALRFAAVSAESMILAEQIFHTSRGSCRLPYDNGVVAVIDGETVKITPFRTANVPPPMSLFEIKAESSVVDVAFGRQNSSFVVLHQKGVDLYELPLKNGRSTRPVEVLKLPFDTPNMPEHHIPLRICWVADNSLRCMSYQDDLGHLQLVVSTDEGNTAEISMLDSNLILGATATREDDSTVESYGQDQSGRLYRLSNFGHELLPFQFTTQLPWFEVSKHEDVEMAFGLSRAGHIFANSRLLAKNCTSFVVTPNHLIYTTSNHFVKYVHLTADVEDLEVPGDDPEKDERCRSVERGSRLVTAMPTNMSIVLQMPRGNLETIFPRAMVVAGIRSLIDEKNYARAFSYCRSQRVDMNILYDHKPEQFLSSVGLFLDQLGEVSYIDLFLSSLREEDVTQTMYQDTKRSKAHFHSINAVPEQPPPSTKPQGSKVNAICDAVLKGLQSLKATHLQNIISAHVCKVPPAMDDGLTLVAELMQEDEKLAEKAVEHICFLVDVNRVYENALGLYNLDLALLVAQQSQRDPREYLPFIQNLHVLSELRRKFEIDDHLARRQKALGHLQALDAFDELCKYTSKHDLYQDSLKLYRYDPPRLQTLTEIYAIYLESKSQYREAGLAYESIKNYAKATNCYRSAGATCWQECLFTAYQQDPPLSADSKAELATALADALWEAKDFSSAATIHLDYLSSLETAVKCLCRGYHFAEAIRLVIQHSRPELLETAIDTGLAEALGRTTEFLADCKAQLRAQVPRIAELRLKAAEDPLAFYEGERAGGLDLPDDVSVAASSRVSTSASLFTRYTGKAGSVGTAGTGVSRATSKNRRREEKKRARGRKGTVYEEEYLVNSVRRLVERVEAAKSETERLVFALVRRGMAERARAAEALLADVTEACEVAVREVFAISAAQQLQQQQEQEQQQQQQAGEANAWKASGGEGVFQEFIQEQGKKLEPPVITGMKKLALLG
- a CDS encoding uncharacterized protein (EggNog:ENOG41~BUSCO:EOG092D1AZP) — its product is MQPQASAAQRAYSQRRSPGAADPGPPPSVRAISPGIPPGQAQRQSNVSVRSAPSSSGSRRANREGSSGSGSGSNMPLSQIEKSVTHLLVATKQLLETLTQWSRGQATDAQVSDVYVRLGYEFNMACRAFTAINVDTSDLGNVPDLLRSILEACLSQEASAESLEKYLPRIRDIIINLLHGLKRKQQRLRQKQGRDRESSVPERTTSVSTIASGSSGLTNMLEDTLESHRPTSHRPGSGPQPNGGSSPTRRFNAERDQSRGSAASEMSSVSSSTMQNMPVVPPYPAEESPMPSMPPVPPSADLNIDSFPPPPPPPPDNTSSALAALQKGGDLERRASRRYSQYQISKHLGGSGSAVPMLPSQTGTLPNRGRKEARESLRAVQSRESVRHSRTASQIKRGSTYNNSPIRVPSQVAEENLSAQPAESPIAKTPDDKYAPGATLSGPLNDANPFMVESPQSETKKEQKIKPNDTPTTAPLPAESKPNENYFQVSPPPTPTKDLTLFLQYKSKVKKIVLPEGRDELSIGRLQLAFIDKFSWNTQQNGADLPEIYIQDPVSGVRHELEDLSDIKDRTVLVLNVEPLDEVKRHIDEGMSALTKIVREVKQNVDDQAVTLQRVSDRQQETAKEMAQIVEQAQQAPVRAADEPKTLTLLGAGKKFSSGQIGEVQTLRRDLAVLRQTYSTFQSEIQASMSTIRSKAANVKTVAAKAAIPSMDGDNGYAYVTNGRKQLNADSDRLVAKVDDLQDLVEDLRKDVVHRGVRPLPRQLEVVSKDVTSLSKQLKAMEDYMNKEKPIWTKIWEKELEDVCQGRDELRIMEELLIDLRDDLEKASETFALVEQATKEQMKDAGTGPSAGTARTFSKGVNLSNLGNSVNQSAAKEDMLGEVRALQPNHQDRLEAIERAEKLRQKELKNRSDNALHREIRNFVAEGKLKKSGGFEEVERARLAKDEKIRREVWERMNGMVAEEDEEEEEEEEEEEEEEEEEEEGEEGEEGGEGGEEEVNESAAGSQPGSPKKAESPTAANA